A part of Olleya sp. Bg11-27 genomic DNA contains:
- a CDS encoding DUF6642 family protein has protein sequence MLEKTQQLPQEQLIDTDYFIYCLEAVEDIEIDQVTETQNKLGQLTLHYGVASIYNTCDTIEGLEASLDALVLDDHNFKDYEIIYLVIKGEANSICLNNYYYSLQEIAEMFEGRLDGKILHFSNAKVLDLDEEEAQYFLDITGAKGVSGYGNERNDMSSSNLDIAFFNLFKEDDNMLDVVEELHQKHYKTCKLLDFRLYY, from the coding sequence TTGTTAGAGAAAACACAGCAATTACCCCAAGAACAATTAATAGATACAGATTATTTCATTTACTGTTTAGAAGCAGTGGAAGATATAGAAATAGATCAAGTTACTGAAACACAAAACAAATTAGGACAACTGACCTTACATTATGGCGTGGCTAGTATTTATAATACATGTGATACTATTGAAGGCTTAGAAGCTAGCTTGGATGCCTTGGTTTTGGATGATCATAATTTTAAGGATTACGAAATAATTTACTTGGTTATAAAAGGTGAAGCCAATAGTATTTGTTTAAATAACTATTACTACAGTCTACAAGAAATTGCCGAAATGTTTGAAGGCCGGTTAGATGGTAAGATTTTACATTTCTCAAATGCTAAGGTCCTAGATTTAGACGAGGAAGAAGCACAATACTTTTTGGATATCACTGGCGCAAAAGGTGTTTCTGGTTACGGTAATGAACGTAATGACATGTCTAGCTCAAATCTTGACATAGCATTCTTTAACTTATTTAAAGAAGACGATAATATGCTAGATGTAGTGGAAGAGCTGCACCAAAAACATTACAAAACGTGTAAACTACTTGATTTTAGATTGTATTATTAA
- a CDS encoding toxin-antitoxin system YwqK family antitoxin, with product MRHKIKTLLVLAVVTIQYNFAQTNDTLYFDVDWKETTKANHSFYRPLPLKKVDSLVLIQDFYKNGNMQMQGYVYAINERNYAGDIYYYNEDGSDSSRSKYINATNKPLTYYHNNGTVWKTITYNNSVKVGIVKLYNNNGLEIRNEIFKNGLRVNDTLDKFASTYYSTIRNQQIEFNKNVEKIFRPTKALYWMNSGQLASVSDYQDNYTLTAQKIYDESGTVLKQYKQKDFLGSKIKEGRYYEVKTTNGFAVSIDSTSQISQQKQVVKIDDISLIQADKTNGYISLYKKIATDNYSEIDFSILHKLNANGASASFVSYNNPNSSSYSSNDLYDEDEYSIAINQIKEQTVSQLFESLKSIEWQSNYNEIISYKKDTIAHKTSFKLLNNYIFAFIDEAFTTKNYGGFGSFYTEKDDNVKKWRIDNRHFYTTRVFLLNGNKPIIILSDENDIDYYIIPTKDNKFIVNFEDSEDNIAKQQAYNQFSDQTLQTIVEYIDTRNFYSISTNSNKHYIANPFDEIVIDKPYDSIQLTKQYIIGRHKKTIDIYNIKLQKLPINTIRQVYFDRGNLQVLTDNGPFYIDALGNETQRKLISYSFCGTVSATDYTIIQTKGQKPANAIKIYYGGIGRGYHEENILKINNLDTSYTLTFLNKTKQDGYDGNSSFVDGYKNVTNVLIASKNNKFGLYSYSPEGVDFDYNRNDSALIDIDNSKYGSTDATMLLPVTYDAIQFRNPLIIVKLNNTYGIYPLDKGLRYKSLGTIKNNFMPFETLDGKKGWIDVHTLQEFYAN from the coding sequence ATGAGACATAAAATTAAAACACTACTAGTTTTAGCAGTTGTTACCATACAATACAATTTTGCACAAACTAATGATACTTTATATTTTGATGTCGATTGGAAAGAAACCACAAAAGCAAATCATTCTTTTTATAGACCATTACCTTTAAAAAAGGTCGATAGCCTAGTCTTAATACAAGATTTTTATAAAAATGGAAATATGCAAATGCAAGGATATGTGTATGCTATAAATGAACGTAATTATGCTGGCGATATCTACTATTACAATGAAGACGGCAGTGATAGCTCCCGCAGTAAATATATTAATGCAACAAATAAACCGTTAACCTATTATCATAATAACGGGACTGTTTGGAAAACCATTACCTATAACAACTCCGTAAAGGTCGGCATCGTAAAATTATATAACAACAATGGTCTAGAGATTAGAAACGAAATCTTTAAAAATGGGTTAAGAGTAAATGATACACTCGACAAATTTGCAAGTACTTATTATTCGACTATTAGAAATCAACAGATTGAGTTTAATAAAAATGTTGAGAAAATTTTCAGGCCAACAAAGGCATTGTATTGGATGAATTCTGGACAATTGGCATCTGTCTCCGATTATCAAGATAATTATACACTGACTGCTCAGAAAATATATGATGAGTCTGGAACTGTACTTAAACAGTATAAGCAAAAGGATTTTTTAGGTTCTAAGATAAAAGAGGGGCGTTATTATGAGGTTAAAACAACCAACGGTTTTGCTGTTTCTATCGATTCTACATCGCAAATTAGTCAACAAAAACAAGTGGTTAAAATCGATGATATTAGCCTAATACAAGCAGATAAAACAAATGGTTATATTAGCTTGTATAAAAAAATAGCGACAGATAACTATTCTGAAATTGACTTTAGTATTTTGCATAAACTTAATGCTAATGGTGCATCGGCATCTTTTGTGTCTTATAACAATCCTAATAGCTCCAGTTATTCTAGTAATGATTTATATGATGAAGATGAATATAGCATTGCTATCAATCAAATAAAAGAACAAACAGTTTCGCAATTATTTGAATCTTTAAAGTCAATAGAATGGCAGAGTAACTATAACGAAATAATTAGTTACAAGAAGGATACCATTGCACACAAAACATCATTTAAACTGCTAAATAATTACATTTTCGCATTTATAGACGAAGCGTTTACAACCAAAAATTATGGTGGTTTTGGTTCTTTTTACACCGAAAAGGATGACAATGTAAAAAAATGGAGAATAGATAACCGCCACTTTTATACTACGCGCGTATTTTTACTAAATGGTAATAAACCTATTATTATATTAAGTGATGAGAATGATATTGATTATTACATCATTCCGACCAAAGACAATAAATTTATTGTAAACTTTGAAGATAGCGAAGATAATATTGCAAAACAACAAGCGTATAACCAATTTTCTGACCAAACATTGCAAACAATTGTTGAGTATATTGATACTCGTAATTTTTATAGCATAAGCACAAATAGTAATAAGCATTATATTGCCAATCCTTTTGATGAAATAGTTATCGATAAACCATATGATAGTATACAATTAACAAAACAATATATTATTGGCAGACATAAAAAAACTATTGATATTTATAATATCAAACTTCAAAAATTACCCATCAATACCATACGTCAAGTCTATTTTGACAGAGGTAATTTACAAGTATTAACGGATAACGGACCCTTTTATATTGATGCTTTAGGAAACGAAACACAAAGAAAACTTATTTCCTATTCATTTTGCGGAACTGTAAGTGCTACAGACTATACAATAATCCAAACTAAAGGACAAAAGCCTGCCAACGCCATTAAAATTTATTATGGCGGGATAGGTAGAGGGTATCATGAAGAAAATATTTTAAAAATAAATAATTTAGACACCAGTTACACACTAACCTTTTTAAACAAAACAAAGCAGGATGGTTATGACGGGAATAGTAGTTTTGTGGATGGTTATAAAAATGTAACAAACGTCTTGATTGCAAGTAAGAATAATAAGTTTGGATTGTACAGCTATAGTCCAGAAGGCGTTGACTTTGATTATAACAGGAATGATTCAGCATTAATTGATATAGATAATTCAAAATATGGAAGTACAGACGCCACAATGTTATTACCAGTAACGTATGACGCTATTCAATTTCGTAATCCTTTAATAATTGTAAAACTAAATAATACCTATGGTATTTATCCTTTAGATAAAGGATTACGCTATAAATCTTTGGGTACTATCAAGAATAATTTTATGCCATTTGAGACACTAGATGGTAAAAAAGGTTGGATTGATGTACATACGCTTCAAGAGTTTTATGCCAATTGA
- a CDS encoding phosphotransferase — translation MYLEATNSISDFETCLNSIGFLDLKEEYIKTIEKPGEGNMNVVLRIRTNRRSFIVKQSRPFVQKYQDIPAPIERIAVEYQFYKAVTDKSIKPHIPEILSYSADNYLLLLEDLGDCQDMSYLYDDNHFTTSQLDQLINIASQIHKSKPIDYPKNRALRLLNHQHIFVLPFAKVNGFSLDAIQEGLEDLALNYKSDALLKKEIERVGEQYLAEGNTLLHGDYYPGSWMAKGDHIYVIDPEFSFMGFAEFDVGVLVAHNIMISMDISCLQTIATAYPEPLNNQLLAKVAGIEIMRRIIGLAQLPLNRSIQEKKRLLKMAYALILNERN, via the coding sequence ATGTATTTAGAGGCAACTAATTCCATTTCAGATTTCGAAACGTGTTTAAATTCCATTGGTTTTTTAGATCTAAAGGAAGAATACATTAAAACTATCGAAAAACCTGGAGAAGGTAATATGAATGTGGTTCTTAGAATCCGTACCAATAGGCGCTCTTTTATTGTTAAGCAATCCCGACCTTTTGTTCAAAAATATCAAGATATACCAGCGCCTATTGAGCGCATTGCTGTAGAATATCAGTTTTATAAAGCCGTTACCGATAAAAGCATTAAACCGCACATTCCTGAAATACTGAGTTATAGTGCCGATAATTATTTATTACTATTGGAAGATTTAGGTGATTGTCAGGATATGTCGTACCTGTATGATGACAACCATTTCACGACATCACAACTGGATCAACTTATAAATATTGCGTCTCAAATTCATAAATCTAAACCTATAGATTATCCAAAAAATAGAGCCTTACGCTTACTTAATCATCAGCACATATTTGTACTTCCTTTTGCTAAGGTTAATGGTTTTTCTTTAGATGCAATCCAGGAAGGTTTAGAGGATCTCGCGCTTAATTATAAGTCTGATGCCCTCTTAAAAAAGGAAATAGAAAGGGTAGGAGAGCAATACTTAGCGGAAGGCAATACATTATTACATGGCGACTATTATCCAGGAAGTTGGATGGCTAAAGGTGACCATATTTATGTGATCGATCCAGAATTTAGTTTTATGGGCTTTGCCGAATTTGATGTAGGTGTTCTAGTGGCACATAATATTATGATTAGCATGGATATATCTTGTCTTCAAACCATAGCAACAGCTTATCCAGAACCACTTAACAACCAATTACTCGCAAAAGTAGCAGGTATAGAAATTATGCGCAGAATAATAGGTTTAGCACAACTGCCTTTAAACAGATCTATTCAAGAAAAGAAAAGACTACTAAAAATGGCGTATGCTTTGATTCTTAATGAGCGTAATTAA
- a CDS encoding nucleoside hydrolase: MQNINNTLKTFKTLHFHKVIKRAFLQCILIAIPFVNTTVEAQELDQRLPLIIDADTANEVDDLYAIVRAITEPTFNILGITSAQFHTSPLATDNTVQESQEINETILQSMGREAIPLPLGSNTPLKNTATPASSPASNFIVKMAHKLPDDQKLNVVVLGSCTNIASAILEDPSIIKKLKVHYLGFWHDVDTNTYNKKEFNSGNDPIAVEVLLNTKDLDLTIMTATTSQHLVFTKVEVDLNLKNKDGISDYLINRWDTYQRWWTKDDPEKKSWIMWDVAIIEALANPELSKTKSFLTPPENTQRVISIHTEITVDKMTTDFWKSLKNYKN, encoded by the coding sequence ATGCAAAACATAAATAATACGCTTAAAACATTTAAAACCTTACATTTTCATAAAGTCATTAAAAGGGCTTTTTTGCAATGTATACTTATAGCTATTCCTTTTGTTAATACGACTGTCGAAGCTCAGGAATTGGATCAGCGTTTACCACTTATTATTGACGCAGACACTGCAAATGAAGTCGATGATCTTTATGCTATTGTTCGTGCCATTACAGAACCAACATTTAATATTCTGGGTATTACATCTGCACAATTTCATACCTCGCCATTAGCTACGGATAATACGGTTCAAGAAAGTCAAGAAATTAATGAAACTATATTGCAATCAATGGGGCGGGAGGCCATTCCGTTACCTCTAGGGAGTAATACGCCTTTAAAGAATACTGCAACCCCAGCAAGTTCTCCTGCGTCCAATTTTATAGTAAAAATGGCGCATAAATTACCTGACGATCAAAAATTGAATGTCGTAGTATTAGGGTCTTGTACTAATATTGCGAGTGCCATTTTGGAAGATCCATCTATAATTAAAAAACTAAAAGTCCATTATCTTGGATTTTGGCATGATGTAGACACTAATACTTATAATAAAAAGGAGTTTAATTCAGGGAATGATCCTATCGCGGTAGAGGTGCTTTTAAACACTAAAGACCTTGATTTGACTATAATGACAGCAACGACTAGTCAGCACCTTGTATTTACAAAAGTAGAAGTAGACCTCAATTTAAAAAATAAAGACGGTATTTCCGATTATTTGATCAATCGATGGGATACTTACCAACGGTGGTGGACAAAAGATGATCCGGAAAAGAAAAGCTGGATTATGTGGGATGTTGCCATTATAGAAGCATTGGCTAATCCTGAATTATCAAAAACGAAGTCTTTTCTAACACCCCCAGAAAATACACAACGGGTAATCAGTATCCATACGGAAATAACAGTAGATAAAATGACTACCGATTTTTGGAAGAGTTTAAAAAATTATAAAAATTAG
- a CDS encoding LytR/AlgR family response regulator transcription factor: MEKVIKCIIVDDEPPAIRLLEKYIDKVAFLELVTTTTNSLEALQIMEKEDIDLAFLDIQMPNLTGIQLSKIVNDKTRIIFTTAYPQFALESYELNAVDYLLKPFDFERFYKAISKLKLSSKIQDNSNTTEAYLFVKTDGKNNFEKINSSDILYIEGLKNYVAIHLKNNKQIITYNTLKHISESLPADNFIQIHKSFIVAITHIEKTNSIVVQINSKELPLGNTYKSLFFARIEKNKL, from the coding sequence ATGGAAAAAGTAATAAAATGTATTATAGTAGATGATGAGCCGCCGGCAATACGCTTGTTAGAAAAATATATTGATAAAGTGGCCTTTTTAGAGCTAGTTACGACAACCACAAACTCTTTAGAAGCACTTCAAATCATGGAAAAGGAGGACATCGATTTAGCTTTTTTAGACATACAAATGCCAAATTTAACGGGGATTCAGTTATCTAAAATTGTTAACGACAAGACTAGAATTATCTTTACTACAGCATACCCACAATTTGCATTAGAAAGTTATGAACTAAATGCAGTAGATTACTTATTGAAACCCTTTGATTTTGAGCGTTTTTACAAAGCTATATCTAAACTGAAGCTTTCCAGTAAAATACAAGACAATAGTAATACTACAGAAGCGTATTTATTTGTAAAAACGGATGGAAAAAACAATTTTGAAAAAATAAACAGTTCAGATATTCTATACATAGAAGGGTTAAAAAACTATGTTGCCATTCACTTAAAAAACAATAAACAGATAATAACTTATAATACTTTAAAGCATATTAGTGAGAGTTTACCAGCGGACAATTTTATTCAAATTCATAAATCGTTTATAGTCGCTATTACTCATATCGAAAAAACAAATTCGATTGTGGTTCAAATAAATAGTAAAGAGCTCCCTCTAGGAAACACCTATAAAAGCTTGTTTTTTGCTAGAATTGAAAAAAACAAATTGTAA
- a CDS encoding sensor histidine kinase has protein sequence MNIKKEWIYHGSLALLILALQLLQVFVLKEKQGFFKLQSILLQTTFYSTCIIIYFINFKIVCPYYLKRIKLAQFLIALVVLLLLFAGIRYLLEEVILFNIAGFHNYYEATRRVTFYILDNSYYAIKPILYSTLVYLAIKLMETNNHNKAELDHLKSQISPHFLFNTLNAFYVELIDDKPETAKDIHKLSELLRYVTYDSQKDFVFLSNDIKFLEDYIHFFKKRFENEFSVDFQVSGVVHNQQIPALVLIHFIENLFKHGVVNDKNNPATINLVIDEAFIILKTRNKILTSEKFMASGIGTNNVKRRLSTLFSSNYELVYTDDTPYFNTHLKMPVWKK, from the coding sequence ATGAATATAAAAAAAGAATGGATCTATCACGGCTCATTAGCGCTGCTTATATTAGCACTGCAGCTACTTCAAGTTTTTGTTCTTAAAGAAAAACAAGGCTTTTTTAAATTACAAAGCATACTACTGCAAACTACGTTTTACAGTACGTGTATAATTATCTACTTTATTAATTTTAAAATAGTTTGCCCGTATTATCTAAAGCGAATAAAGCTTGCTCAATTTTTAATAGCTTTAGTAGTCCTGCTTTTATTATTTGCAGGGATTAGGTATCTATTAGAGGAGGTTATACTTTTTAATATTGCAGGGTTTCATAATTATTACGAGGCAACAAGGAGAGTTACTTTTTATATTCTAGATAATTCTTATTATGCCATAAAACCTATTCTATATAGTACATTAGTATATTTGGCAATTAAATTAATGGAGACCAATAACCATAATAAAGCTGAATTAGATCATTTAAAATCTCAAATTAGTCCCCATTTTCTTTTTAATACACTCAATGCTTTTTATGTAGAATTAATTGATGACAAGCCTGAGACTGCTAAGGATATTCATAAGCTGTCAGAATTACTTCGGTATGTGACTTATGATTCTCAAAAGGATTTTGTGTTTTTATCTAATGATATTAAATTTTTAGAAGACTATATTCATTTTTTTAAAAAACGATTTGAGAACGAGTTTTCAGTTGATTTTCAAGTTTCTGGCGTAGTGCATAACCAGCAAATACCAGCACTGGTTTTAATTCACTTTATAGAAAATTTGTTTAAGCATGGCGTTGTAAACGATAAGAATAATCCAGCAACCATCAATTTAGTTATCGATGAAGCATTTATAATATTAAAGACTAGAAACAAGATCCTAACGTCAGAAAAATTTATGGCTTCAGGAATCGGTACGAATAACGTAAAACGTAGATTATCAACATTATTTAGTTCGAATTATGAATTAGTATATACCGATGACACTCCTTATTTTAACACCCATTTAAAAATGCCTGTATGGAAAAAGTAA
- a CDS encoding DUF5694 domain-containing protein, with product MKNLLLIIGLALVSCNTKQGNITLDDEKKELNTIKTEVLLVGTSHWNNYKKADFDVAQTNEIDILSATYQKDLNDIADKIAAFKPDKIFVERTLNYQPKLDSLLNLYKTTEWGNDKRNEIYQLGFRVAKTLKHDRVYGIDFRNTEFPYDSLMKAMESAKQAILISSFNADIKQFETNYNILVSEQRSLKDILYFLNDDKQRQLDLSWYLEGANKGGDLNSTVGSFLASEWIKRNIYSYGLIQKYTQSKDKRIMILMGASHIAVLKQLISVNTEWKTVELKAIME from the coding sequence ATGAAAAATTTACTTTTAATTATAGGCTTAGCGCTTGTTTCATGTAATACTAAACAAGGTAATATTACACTGGATGATGAAAAAAAAGAGTTGAACACTATAAAAACAGAAGTGTTACTTGTAGGAACTTCACACTGGAATAACTACAAAAAAGCAGATTTTGATGTTGCTCAAACTAATGAAATTGATATCCTTTCTGCTACCTATCAAAAGGACTTAAATGACATTGCAGATAAAATAGCAGCATTTAAACCAGATAAGATTTTTGTAGAAAGAACTTTAAACTATCAACCAAAATTAGATTCTCTTCTTAACCTCTATAAAACAACAGAATGGGGAAATGACAAAAGAAATGAAATTTATCAACTCGGTTTCAGAGTGGCCAAAACATTAAAACATGACCGTGTGTATGGTATTGATTTTAGAAATACCGAATTTCCTTATGATAGTTTAATGAAAGCTATGGAATCAGCTAAACAAGCCATACTTATTTCTTCTTTTAATGCGGACATAAAACAATTTGAAACCAATTATAATATACTTGTTTCTGAGCAACGGTCTCTTAAAGACATCTTATACTTCTTAAATGACGATAAACAAAGACAGCTTGATCTGTCATGGTATTTAGAAGGTGCCAATAAAGGGGGTGATTTAAATAGCACTGTAGGTTCTTTTCTAGCATCCGAATGGATTAAAAGAAACATCTATAGTTATGGATTAATTCAGAAATATACCCAATCTAAGGATAAACGTATTATGATACTTATGGGAGCTAGTCATATCGCTGTTTTAAAGCAATTGATATCTGTTAACACTGAATGGAAAACAGTTGAATTAAAAGCTATTATGGAATAG
- a CDS encoding TfoX/Sxy family protein, producing MVTSTDYLDFIKDQLASWKPIITKKMFGTIGLYADGLMFGIIAKDTIYFKVDVTNKNYYLDAGSAPLRLFKNDTIVPSFYDVPVEIIEDSTQFVVWAEAALAIQITTNKSKKIRK from the coding sequence ATGGTAACATCAACAGATTATTTAGACTTTATAAAAGATCAATTGGCCTCTTGGAAACCAATAATTACAAAAAAAATGTTTGGTACTATCGGACTGTATGCTGATGGCTTAATGTTTGGTATAATAGCTAAAGACACCATTTACTTTAAAGTAGATGTGACCAACAAAAACTACTATTTAGATGCAGGCTCTGCGCCATTAAGACTTTTTAAAAACGATACCATAGTGCCCTCTTTTTATGATGTTCCTGTAGAAATTATTGAAGACAGCACACAGTTTGTTGTTTGGGCAGAGGCGGCATTAGCGATTCAAATCACTACTAATAAATCAAAAAAAATAAGAAAATAA
- a CDS encoding SH3 domain-containing protein — translation MKKNSLKKYYLIILLLSVIVGCKDKDTSSSSTNDIEAGSDAERGSNSDSGDDLDVKTSNFSENDKSLVCLWPKVGLRDIAGRKGAKYLTTIYFGETVKFLGEKETASDNKDYLKVELSDGQQGWVYDYLLSENGKLAVLKNTLAIYKRPDVMEFVGNKFGRGDIVVVLNETKGDWEKVTGFQKENEGWIQNSDNFVYDELDIKLAILYNRAMNEDSQSKKQKKLKLITDNPAFQQSSFIDIVQNALIGDDNDAYGEDDFSELEASISSDQLYISTDVLNARSNPNSEEDNVVFQLEKGDVCNIIEKGNFETIRDNSSNWYKIEFNGNEGWVFGFFTSKK, via the coding sequence ATGAAAAAAAACTCATTAAAAAAGTACTACTTAATTATTTTATTACTATCTGTTATAGTCGGTTGTAAAGATAAAGACACATCGTCTTCTTCTACTAATGACATAGAGGCTGGTAGTGATGCAGAGCGCGGTAGTAATTCAGACTCTGGTGATGATTTAGACGTTAAAACCTCTAACTTTTCAGAGAATGATAAATCATTAGTCTGTCTATGGCCAAAGGTAGGCTTACGAGATATTGCAGGAAGAAAAGGCGCTAAATATCTAACGACTATCTATTTTGGAGAAACCGTAAAGTTTCTAGGAGAAAAAGAAACAGCAAGTGATAATAAAGACTATTTAAAAGTTGAGTTGTCTGATGGTCAACAAGGTTGGGTATACGACTATCTATTATCTGAAAATGGTAAATTAGCGGTACTTAAAAATACTTTAGCAATCTATAAAAGACCCGATGTTATGGAATTTGTAGGTAACAAATTTGGACGTGGTGATATTGTAGTCGTTTTAAACGAAACTAAAGGAGATTGGGAAAAAGTGACTGGATTTCAAAAAGAAAATGAAGGTTGGATTCAAAATAGCGATAACTTTGTCTATGACGAGTTGGATATTAAGTTAGCTATTTTATACAACAGAGCGATGAATGAAGATAGTCAATCTAAAAAGCAAAAAAAGCTTAAATTAATTACTGACAACCCAGCATTTCAACAATCTAGTTTTATTGATATTGTTCAAAATGCGTTAATTGGTGATGATAATGATGCGTATGGTGAAGATGATTTTAGCGAACTAGAGGCGTCTATAAGCTCTGATCAATTATATATTAGTACTGACGTCTTAAATGCGAGAAGCAACCCTAATTCTGAAGAAGACAATGTCGTTTTTCAATTAGAAAAAGGAGATGTATGTAATATTATTGAGAAAGGAAATTTTGAAACCATAAGAGACAATAGCAGCAATTGGTATAAAATTGAATTTAATGGTAATGAAGGTTGGGTCTTTGGCTTCTTCACTTCAAAAAAATAG
- a CDS encoding SH3 domain-containing protein, with protein sequence MRESKGTDYAIVKKVFEDEKFIIQRNDGDWSLVRLADGTKWMDT encoded by the coding sequence ATGAGAGAAAGCAAAGGGACCGACTATGCCATAGTAAAAAAAGTGTTTGAAGATGAGAAATTTATTATTCAACGTAATGATGGTGATTGGTCTTTAGTCCGTCTTGCGGATGGTACTAAGTGGATGGATACATAA
- a CDS encoding HlyD family secretion protein, whose product MEALNQELNIYSEEVKDVLSTPPRALFRWGNTILLIFIVIILFLSWLIKYPDIISAQAIVTTEIPPQKEYARVTGKIKSLFVENYQEVKEGTHLALIENTANYKDVIYLKSILDTLKVSSSNFYFPLDSLPMLFLGTIETEFSLFENSYVQYILNKESQSFVNNDLTNNYALLQLKYRLQILNNQKDLHKEELLFKQKDLGRSETLFNKGIISAQEFENKKLEYLQSERSYKNMNVNISQIKENISNTSNLKKQTSIKNTREEINLLKNVIQSLDQLKRAVKEWELRYLFTSNIAGKVSFMKIWNTNQIINSEDFVFTIIPKDHSSYVCKVQAPALNSGEIKIGQHVNVKLNNYPNNEYGVLKGRVKNISLVPNAEGLYLLDVTLPETLVTTYNVDIEFKQEMSGIAEIITEDLRLIERVFYQFKDVFEQ is encoded by the coding sequence ATGGAAGCATTAAACCAAGAATTAAATATTTATAGTGAAGAAGTTAAGGATGTGTTATCAACACCACCAAGAGCTTTATTTAGATGGGGGAATACAATATTATTAATTTTTATAGTAATAATATTATTTCTCTCTTGGTTAATAAAGTACCCTGATATTATTTCAGCTCAAGCTATAGTAACAACAGAGATTCCTCCACAAAAAGAATATGCAAGAGTAACAGGTAAAATAAAATCTTTATTTGTAGAAAACTATCAGGAAGTAAAAGAAGGTACACATTTAGCTTTAATTGAAAATACAGCGAACTATAAAGATGTAATTTATTTGAAATCTATTTTAGATACTTTAAAGGTTAGCTCTTCAAATTTTTATTTCCCATTAGATAGTTTACCAATGCTTTTTTTAGGTACTATAGAAACCGAATTTTCTTTATTTGAAAACAGTTATGTACAATATATTTTAAATAAAGAATCGCAATCTTTTGTGAATAATGACTTAACAAATAATTATGCTTTATTGCAATTAAAATATCGTTTACAAATATTAAATAATCAAAAGGATTTACATAAAGAAGAACTCTTATTTAAACAAAAAGATTTAGGTAGATCAGAGACTTTGTTTAATAAAGGTATTATTTCTGCACAAGAATTTGAAAACAAGAAATTAGAATATTTGCAATCGGAGAGAAGTTATAAAAATATGAATGTTAATATATCCCAAATCAAAGAGAATATTAGTAATACAAGTAACCTAAAAAAACAAACATCAATTAAAAACACAAGAGAAGAAATTAATCTTCTTAAAAATGTAATTCAGTCTTTAGACCAATTGAAAAGGGCCGTTAAAGAATGGGAATTAAGGTATTTGTTTACATCCAACATAGCAGGAAAAGTATCTTTCATGAAAATTTGGAATACAAACCAAATCATAAATAGTGAAGATTTTGTTTTTACAATAATACCAAAAGATCATTCCTCTTACGTTTGTAAAGTACAAGCACCTGCTTTAAATTCTGGAGAAATAAAAATAGGACAACATGTAAATGTTAAATTAAATAATTACCCAAATAATGAATATGGAGTACTTAAAGGTAGAGTAAAAAATATTTCTCTTGTTCCAAATGCTGAGGGTTTGTATCTTTTAGATGTTACTTTACCTGAAACACTGGTAACTACCTATAATGTGGATATTGAGTTTAAACAAGAGATGTCGGGCATAGCTGAAATTATCACAGAGGATTTAAGACTTATTGAACGCGTTTTTTATCAATTTAAAGATGTTTTTGAACAATAG